A window from Actinomycetospora corticicola encodes these proteins:
- a CDS encoding Lrp/AsnC ligand binding domain-containing protein yields MDEPRSAGTADVDDTDHRLLALLREDGRRTFSDMAPRLGLSVAAVKRRVDRLREIGVITGFTVQVDAARLGWAVEAFTEVRYAGSTPVGDIVSTASTVPEVQAVYTIAGDPDALVQVRARDLADLQRVIDRLRRAGTITGTKTLMVLGRWTRA; encoded by the coding sequence GTGGACGAGCCCCGCAGTGCCGGTACCGCCGACGTCGACGACACCGACCACCGCCTGTTAGCCCTGCTGCGCGAGGACGGACGCCGCACGTTCTCCGACATGGCGCCCCGCCTCGGGCTGTCGGTCGCGGCGGTGAAGCGGCGGGTGGACCGGCTCCGCGAGATCGGCGTGATCACCGGGTTCACCGTGCAGGTCGACGCGGCCCGGCTGGGCTGGGCGGTCGAGGCGTTCACGGAGGTGCGCTACGCGGGGAGCACGCCGGTCGGGGACATCGTCTCCACGGCGTCGACCGTCCCCGAGGTGCAGGCCGTTTACACGATCGCGGGTGACCCCGACGCGCTCGTGCAGGTCCGGGCCCGCGACCTCGCCGACCTGCAGCGCGTGATCGACCGGCTACGCCGCGCAGGGACGATCACCGGCACGAAGACACTGATGGTGCTGGGGCGCTGGACGCGGGCATGA
- a CDS encoding transketolase-like TK C-terminal-containing protein: MTARVTEPTTTTPTLEALADVERRVLWLATAIVDHANRVRPNPGGLKVGGHQASSASIVSIMTSLWFGKLRAEDRVSVKPHASPVLHAINHLLGRLDEGFLTTLRERGGLQSYPSRSKDPDPVDYSTGSVGIGATAPIWGAIARRYAEGVGGRAGTGRQFSLVGDAELDEGAVWEAVLDPMVRELGEITWIVDFNRQSLDRVVPDISATRLQGLFEAAGWQVLTVKYGRVLTELFAREGGDALRRRIDTMTNPEYQRLLRCTPAQLRERLPQGLPDDGPRLAALLETIDDDGVHAAIRNLGGHDLGALLDAYARIDDTRPTVIFAYTVKGYGLATQGHPQNHSSLLSEPQMRELAAHLGADLDDPWAPLPRGGAAAELAAAVAARLERPGVGTAPAVSVPADLGRPPSGTGNTQQALGRALLDLTRSAPEAARRVVTCSPDVASSTNLGGWLNKVGSWAASERRDWFDDDAETILHWRERPTGQHIELGIAETNLVGLLGELGATWSRWGEPLLPIGVLYDPFVSRALEPWSFGMYAGGQSILVGTPSGVSLAPEGGAHQSISTPSIGLEQPGCVAFEPAFAIEVTWCLLDGLSRLGRPDGSSSYLRLSTAPVDQSLAAVPEDPAAREERRRQVVAGGYVLRRSPERPRVTIAAMGPTVPNALAAADRLGALGIPADVVVVTSADRLFRAVRARRSDTGDPSWILDACFPVDRAAPLITVLDGHPHTLAFLAGVHGVRAEHLGVSGFGQSSDLASAHALHDIDADAIVRCAARL; encoded by the coding sequence ATGACCGCGCGCGTCACCGAGCCGACCACGACGACCCCGACGCTCGAGGCCCTCGCCGACGTGGAACGCCGCGTGCTCTGGCTCGCGACCGCGATCGTCGACCACGCCAACCGCGTGCGCCCCAACCCGGGCGGGCTCAAGGTCGGCGGTCACCAGGCGTCGTCGGCGTCGATCGTCTCGATCATGACGTCGCTGTGGTTCGGGAAGCTGCGCGCCGAGGACCGGGTCTCGGTCAAGCCGCACGCCTCCCCGGTGCTGCACGCGATCAACCACCTGCTCGGCCGCCTCGACGAGGGCTTCCTGACGACGTTGCGCGAGCGGGGCGGCCTGCAGTCCTACCCGTCGCGCTCGAAGGACCCCGACCCCGTCGACTACTCCACCGGCTCGGTCGGCATCGGCGCGACCGCCCCGATCTGGGGCGCGATCGCCCGCCGCTACGCCGAGGGCGTCGGCGGCCGCGCCGGCACCGGCCGGCAGTTCTCCCTGGTCGGCGACGCGGAGCTCGACGAGGGCGCGGTCTGGGAGGCCGTGCTCGACCCCATGGTCCGCGAACTCGGCGAGATCACCTGGATCGTCGACTTCAACCGCCAGTCCCTCGACCGCGTCGTCCCCGACATCTCCGCCACCCGCCTGCAGGGCCTGTTCGAGGCCGCCGGATGGCAGGTCCTCACCGTCAAGTACGGCCGCGTGCTCACCGAGCTGTTCGCCCGCGAGGGCGGCGACGCGCTGCGCCGCCGCATCGACACGATGACCAACCCCGAGTACCAGCGCCTGCTGCGCTGCACCCCCGCGCAGCTGCGCGAACGGCTCCCCCAGGGCCTTCCCGACGACGGGCCGCGCCTGGCAGCGCTGCTGGAGACGATCGACGACGACGGGGTCCACGCCGCGATCCGCAACCTCGGCGGCCACGACCTGGGCGCCCTGCTCGACGCCTACGCCCGCATCGACGACACCCGCCCCACGGTGATCTTCGCCTACACCGTGAAGGGCTACGGCCTCGCGACCCAGGGCCACCCGCAGAATCACTCCTCGCTGCTGTCCGAGCCGCAGATGCGCGAGCTCGCCGCCCACCTCGGCGCCGACCTCGACGACCCGTGGGCGCCCCTGCCCCGGGGCGGCGCGGCCGCCGAGCTCGCCGCCGCCGTCGCGGCCCGACTGGAGCGACCCGGCGTCGGGACTGCCCCGGCGGTGAGCGTCCCGGCCGACCTGGGGCGCCCGCCGTCGGGAACGGGCAACACCCAGCAGGCCCTCGGCCGCGCCCTGCTCGATCTCACCCGCTCCGCTCCCGAGGCTGCCCGCCGCGTCGTCACCTGCTCGCCGGACGTCGCGTCGTCGACCAACCTCGGCGGCTGGCTGAACAAGGTCGGCTCGTGGGCGGCCTCGGAGCGGCGGGACTGGTTCGACGACGACGCCGAGACGATCCTGCACTGGCGCGAGCGGCCCACCGGGCAGCACATCGAGCTGGGGATCGCCGAGACGAACCTGGTCGGGCTGCTGGGCGAGCTGGGCGCGACGTGGTCGCGGTGGGGCGAACCGCTGCTGCCGATCGGGGTGCTCTACGACCCGTTCGTCTCCCGCGCCCTGGAACCGTGGTCGTTCGGGATGTACGCGGGCGGGCAGTCGATCCTGGTCGGGACGCCGAGCGGGGTGTCGCTCGCGCCCGAGGGCGGGGCGCACCAGTCGATCTCCACGCCGTCGATCGGGCTGGAGCAGCCGGGCTGCGTCGCGTTCGAGCCGGCGTTCGCGATCGAGGTGACGTGGTGTCTGCTCGACGGGCTGTCCCGGCTCGGGCGCCCCGACGGCTCGTCGTCGTACCTGCGGCTGTCGACGGCGCCGGTCGACCAGTCGCTCGCCGCGGTCCCCGAGGACCCAGCGGCGCGGGAGGAGCGGCGGCGGCAGGTCGTGGCGGGCGGGTACGTGCTGCGGCGCTCCCCCGAGCGACCGCGCGTGACGATCGCCGCCATGGGCCCGACGGTGCCGAACGCGCTCGCGGCCGCCGACCGGCTCGGTGCGCTCGGCATCCCGGCCGACGTCGTCGTTGTCACGAGCGCCGACCGGCTGTTCCGCGCCGTGCGGGCGCGGCGCTCCGACACCGGCGACCCGTCGTGGATCCTCGACGCCTGCTTCCCGGTCGACCGGGCGGCACCGCTGATCACGGTGCTCGACGGGCACCCGCACACCCTCGCATTCCTCGCGGGCGTGCACGGGGTGCGCGCGGAGCACCTCGGCGTCAGCGGCTTCGGGCAGTCCTCCGACCTCGCCTCGGCGCACGCCCTGCACGACATCGACGCGGACGCGATCGTCAGGTGCGCTGCGCGCCTGTGA
- a CDS encoding acyl--CoA ligase family protein, giving the protein MIPGVTSQTWITELTPLSFLQRSASVYPDKTAIVHGASHWTYAEFARDAQRLARGLRASGVQPGDRVACLLPNVPAMLHAHFGVPLAGAILVAVNTRLSAEEVRYILDHSGATVLVVDSTLLGAVDPIRESLETVREIVVHTDPEGPDAGSSDDGYAGLLARGDEGSDGGDLSWEIDDERSTITINYTSGTTGKPKGVQYHHRGAYLNSFGEIVHSYHDPSSVYLWTLPMFHCNGWCTPWAITAIGGTHVCLREVRGDAIWALIGEHRVTHLNGAPTVVTTIMNAAEARQLDYQLVVTTAGAPPSPTTILEMERLGFRVVHVYGLTEVYGPYTVCQWQDDWASLEPTERARLQARQGVAMVQADPVRVVETLDEDVPDWASVQLVDVPADGTTMGEIVMRGNNVMSGYYRDDEATAKAFAGGWYHSGDLGVMHPDGYVELRDRAKDVIISGGENISTVEVEQAVLSHPAVLEAAVVGVPDERWGERPKAFITLRQGQSVEPDDVVEHVKTQIARYKAPREVEVIDELPKTSTGKIQKFELRAKEWGGRERKI; this is encoded by the coding sequence ATGATTCCGGGCGTGACGAGCCAGACGTGGATCACCGAACTGACGCCGTTGTCGTTCCTGCAGCGGTCGGCGTCCGTGTACCCGGACAAGACCGCGATCGTCCACGGGGCGTCGCACTGGACCTACGCCGAGTTCGCCCGGGACGCGCAGCGGTTGGCGCGCGGGCTGCGGGCCTCGGGGGTGCAGCCGGGCGACCGGGTCGCGTGCCTGCTGCCGAACGTCCCGGCGATGCTGCACGCCCACTTCGGGGTGCCGCTGGCCGGCGCGATCCTCGTCGCGGTGAACACGCGGCTCTCCGCCGAGGAGGTCCGCTACATCCTCGACCACTCCGGCGCGACGGTGCTGGTGGTCGACTCGACGCTGCTGGGAGCGGTCGACCCGATCCGCGAGTCGCTGGAGACGGTCCGCGAGATCGTCGTCCACACCGACCCGGAGGGCCCGGACGCCGGGTCCTCCGACGACGGCTACGCCGGGCTGCTCGCGCGCGGCGACGAGGGCAGCGACGGCGGGGACCTCTCGTGGGAGATCGACGACGAGCGCTCGACCATCACGATCAACTACACGTCCGGCACCACCGGCAAGCCCAAGGGCGTGCAGTACCACCACCGCGGTGCGTACCTGAACTCCTTCGGCGAGATCGTGCACAGCTACCACGACCCGTCGAGCGTCTACCTCTGGACGCTGCCGATGTTCCACTGCAACGGCTGGTGCACGCCGTGGGCGATCACCGCGATCGGCGGCACCCACGTCTGCCTGCGCGAGGTGCGCGGCGACGCGATCTGGGCGCTCATCGGCGAGCACCGCGTCACCCACCTCAACGGCGCCCCGACCGTCGTCACGACGATCATGAACGCGGCCGAGGCGCGCCAGCTCGACTACCAGCTCGTCGTCACGACGGCGGGTGCGCCGCCCAGCCCGACGACGATCCTCGAGATGGAGCGCCTCGGGTTCCGCGTGGTGCACGTCTACGGGCTCACCGAGGTCTACGGGCCCTACACGGTGTGCCAGTGGCAGGACGACTGGGCGTCGCTCGAGCCGACCGAGCGCGCGAGGCTGCAGGCCCGCCAGGGCGTCGCGATGGTGCAGGCCGACCCGGTGCGGGTGGTGGAGACCCTCGACGAGGACGTCCCCGACTGGGCGTCGGTGCAGCTGGTCGACGTGCCGGCCGACGGCACGACGATGGGCGAGATCGTCATGCGCGGCAACAACGTGATGAGCGGCTACTACCGCGACGACGAGGCGACGGCGAAGGCGTTCGCCGGCGGCTGGTACCACTCCGGCGACCTCGGCGTGATGCACCCGGACGGCTACGTCGAGCTCCGCGACCGCGCCAAGGACGTGATCATCTCCGGTGGCGAGAACATCTCGACCGTCGAGGTGGAGCAGGCGGTGCTCTCGCACCCGGCCGTGCTCGAGGCGGCCGTCGTCGGCGTCCCCGACGAGCGCTGGGGCGAGCGGCCCAAGGCGTTCATCACCCTGCGGCAGGGGCAGTCGGTCGAGCCGGACGACGTCGTCGAGCACGTGAAGACGCAGATCGCGCGCTACAAGGCGCCCCGCGAGGTCGAGGTGATCGACGAGCTCCCGAAGACCTCCACCGGCAAGATCCAGAAGTTCGAGCTGCGGGCCAAGGAGTGGGGCGGGCGGGAGCGGAAGATCTAG